In Lolium rigidum isolate FL_2022 unplaced genomic scaffold, APGP_CSIRO_Lrig_0.1 contig_3342_1, whole genome shotgun sequence, the following proteins share a genomic window:
- the LOC124681070 gene encoding zinc finger BED domain-containing protein DAYSLEEPER-like translates to MAENDVEMTEEEMRVYEEEEKKNEEHERNKREKEGQGNDGPARRQMAKRSEMWNHFSEVVIGGILRKGKCNYCNREIKAHPTINGTSALKSHFNTCKFNPHNKKNANQSILQVSQGETPLVSKFDPEAIRKAIAEMIIEDELPFATSEKSGFRKLMSIACPRFSMPSRRTTTRDAMGIYFEEKAKLKLFMKQSCQRACLTTDCWTSQQQDGYMTITAHFIDGDWKLHKKIISFCMVKGHKGDDIGKNLEQCLMEWGIEKVMTITVDNASSNDGGISYMRKKLNKSKTSIAEEWADSNDSLRKAMAKRMQDKYDKYWGRWHEKEVENDNENEKGKGKAKAKAKKKEEENMNLLIFVASALDPRFKLSNYTKLVIGEMFGEVNGPKVWEAVNACLKALFEEYKAIYAPTNVGDSQFQENQKREGRRMQSRIAKKLRVGAEVTTSKSELEKYLMEENEEDNIKFDILAWWKLNASRFPVLARLARDVLAIPVSTVASESAFSTGGRVLDDFRTSLTPFMVQVLVCSQDWLRRSTPINIEEDMEELEILEKELLEEYAIAKSAKSKTSQASNTCST, encoded by the exons ATGGCAGAAAATGATGTTGAGATGACTGAAGAGGAGATGCGAGTTTAtgaggaagaagaaaagaagaatgagGAGCATGAACGGAATAAAAGGGAGAAAGAAGGGCAGGGTAATGATGGGCCAGCAAGGAGGCAAATGGCGAAGAGATCAGAGATGTGGAATCATTTCAGCGAAGTGGTAATTGGTGGTATTCTGCGGAAAGGGAAGTGCAACTACTGCAATCGTGAGATCAAGGCCCATCCAACAATTAATGGTACATCTGCTTTGAAAAGTCATTTTAATACTTGCAAGTTTAATCCTCACAACAAGAAAAATGCGAATCAAAGTATTTTGCAAGTTAGCCAAGGGGAAACTCCTTTAGTAAGCAAATTTGATCCCGAAGCAATAAGGAAAGCTATTGCTGAAATGATTATAGAAGATGAGCTTCCCTTTGCAACATCTGAAAAGTCAGGTTTCAGAAAATTAATGTCAATAGCTTGTCCTCGTTTTTCTATGCCATCTAGAAGAACGACAACTAGGGATGCGATGGGTATTTACTTTGAAGAGAAAGCGAAGCTAAAACTTTTTATGAAACAATCTTGCCAAAGAGCTTGTCTCACTACTGATTGCTGGACATCTCAACAACAAGATGGTTATATGACAATCACGGCACATTTTATTGATGGTGATTGGAAATTGCACAAGAAGATTATTAGTTTTTGCATGGTAAAGGGTCATAAGGGAGATGACATTGGGAAAAACTTAGAGCAATGTCTGATGGAGTGGGGCATAGAGAAGGTTATGACAATAACAGTTGATAATGCTAGCTCCAATGATGGTGGTATTAGTTACATGCGGAAGAAGTTGAACAAATCAAAAACTAGCATTGCTGAAG AATGGGCTGACAGTAATGATTCTTTGCGCAAGGCAATGGCGAAGAGAATGCAAGATAAGTATGACAAGTATTGGGGACGTTGGCACGAGAAGGAGGTTGAGAATGATAATGAGAACGAAAAGGGAAAGGGGAAagcgaaggcgaaggcgaagaaaaagGAAGAGGAGAACATGAACTTGCTTATCTTTGTTGCATCCGCTCTTGATCCAAGATTCAAGTTGTCAAATTACACAAAGTTAGTAATTGGCGAGATGTTTGGTGAGGTGAATGGACCAAAAGTTTGGGAGGCAGTGAATGCTTGTTTAAAAGCTTTGTTTGAAGAGTACAAAGCTATCTATGCTCCAACTAATGTAGGTGACTCTCAGTTTCAAGAAAATCaaaaaagagaaggaagaaggatgcaatcTCGGATCGCTAAGAAGTTAAGAGTTGGTGCTGAAGTTACCACGAGCAAATCTGAACTTGAGAAATATCTTATGGAAGAGAATGAAGAGGACAACATCAAGTTTGATATTCTAGCATGGTGGAAGTTAAATGCATCTAGATTTCCAGTATTAGCAAGATTGGCTCGTGATGTCTTAGCAATCCCGGTATCAACGGTTGCATCAGAATCGGCATTTAGCACAGGTGGACGTGTTCTAGATGATTTTAGGACCTCGCTTACTCCCTTCATGGTTCAAGTTCTTGTTTGTAGCCAAGATTGGCTAAGGCGTTCTACTCCTATCAATATTGAAGAGGATATGGAGGAATTAGAGATCTTGGAAAAAG AATTACTAGAAGAGTATGCTATCGCAAAGTCCGCCAAGTCGAAGACATCACAAGCTAGCAATACTTGTTCAACTTAA